The following proteins come from a genomic window of Musa acuminata AAA Group cultivar baxijiao chromosome BXJ1-7, Cavendish_Baxijiao_AAA, whole genome shotgun sequence:
- the LOC135678134 gene encoding receptor-like serine/threonine-protein kinase SD1-8 isoform X3, whose translation MSAMATSFTDRHNDEGTEAKVLDLPLFDLGTVADATGSFSIENKLGEGGFGPVYKGKLEDEQEIAVKRLSKTSVQGLDEFKNEVVLIAKLQHRNLVRLLGCCTEGEERMLIYEYMPNGSLDSFLFDKAKGWLLNWPTRYSIIVGIARGLLYLHQDSRLRIIHRDLKAGNILLDMHMNPKISDFGMARIFGGDESEVNTKRVVGTYGYMSPEYAMDGIFSVKSDVFSFGVLVLEIISGKKNRGIYDSSRSLNLLGYTWSLWREGKGLDLVDEAIGDSYPKAEVLRCMKVGLLCVQERPEDRPTMSSVLFMLGSDSALLPQPRQPGFVAMRGPLDPDSSRSKQDSLSINNVSVTMFEGR comes from the exons ATGTCAGCCATGGCCACCTCCTTCACAGACCGACATAACGATGAAGGAACAGAAGCGAAGGTCTTGGACCTCCCGTTGTTCGATCTGGGAACGGTCGCGGACGCCACAGGCAGCTTTTCCATAGAAAACAAGCTCGGCGAGGGGGGATTTGGTCCCGTGTACAAG GGTAAGCTGGAGGACGAGCAAGAGATAGCTGTGAAGAGGCTGTCCAAGACATCGGTGCAGGGCCTCGATGAATTCAAGAACGAGGTGGTGCTGATCGCCAAGCTGCAGCACCGTAACCTTGTTCGCCTTCTTGGTTGCTGCACTGAAGGAGAAGAAAGGATGTTGATCTACGAGTACATGCCCAACGGAAGCTTGGACTCCTTCCTCTTTG ATAAAGCCAAGGGTTGGTTGCTGAATTGGCCAACGCGTTACAGCATCATAGTTGGGATTGCTCGAGGTCTTCTGTACCTCCATCAGGATTCCAGATTGAGGATCATCCACAGGGATCTGAAAGCTGGCAACATTCTTCTCGACATGCAcatgaaccctaagatatctgacTTCGGCATGGCAAGGATATTTGGAGGGGACGAATCGGAAGTAAACACCAAGAGAGTCGTCGGAACATA CGGATACATGTCTCCCGAATACGCCATGGATGGAATCTTCTCCGTGAAATCTGATGTGTTCAGTTTCGGCGTGTTGGTACTTGAGATCATCAGCGGCAAAAAGAACAGAGGAATCTATGACTCGTCTCGCAGCCTCAATCTTCTGGGATAC ACGTGGAGCCTATGGAGAGAAGGTAAAGGCCTCGACTTGGTCGACGAAGCCATCGGCGACTCGTACCCCAAGGCGGAAGTCTTGAGGTGCATGAAGGTCGGCCTTCTGTGCGTTCAGGAGCGACCGGAGGACCGACCGACGATGTCGTCGGTGCTGTTCATGTTGGGAAGCGACAGCGCGCTGCTGCCGCAGCCGAGGCAACCGGGCTTTGTTGCCATGAGAGGGCCGCTGGACCCCGATTCCTCGAGGAGCAAGCAGGACTCGTTGTCCATCAACAACGTGTCGGTCACGATGTTTGAAGGTCGATGA